Proteins encoded by one window of Culicoides brevitarsis isolate CSIRO-B50_1 chromosome 2, AGI_CSIRO_Cbre_v1, whole genome shotgun sequence:
- the LOC134829188 gene encoding electroneutral sodium bicarbonate exchanger 1-like, with translation MSRDIELEQEKSFETNTNKKQVFVEQQHLNAVTKKWEETSRWLIYEECIEEGSNKWSHPFLPIVYLPAVKVMSLNLCQENIFTEMHPETYQELISKIRLDTNNERNVDDLKCLKRILGYEHVHQPDLTKDKGSNKRFGQKIKAVRAASILTGVCEELSKPICVFIRLHEPKYFKELTEIEVPTKFIMIYVSNTTQGVNAEEVGRAFAALITDRDFLDYCYKHPHLDGFEKEIKKYLAKCCVLPPLWDHNTRIDPQTISDPRQYDELESITLEEQENLEFRSQNGLVRSGIIFGGFVRDIRRKAPHYLSDFKGLFNPQIISTVLFMYFACLTAIITFGGLLAKATNNNLAAIECIMGALINGVMYALFSGQPLSLLAATGPILIYETIVFDLCEQFGFDYMTFRFWIGMWASLFLLILVATDASALMSFVTRFTEDSFSMMVCAIYISTPVNYLIKKGRDKVFDVELNCANKANATTLELQECIETEKDEATFLMSMILVVFTCLLAIFLTNFKSTPFFAYRVRVMIGQFAVFATIVLMSGFDYFMGLKTDKLRTPEGLNPTSNERGWFIPPTHEKNPTWSIFAAIIPGIVATILIFLGNQITVLIICRKENKLKKGVGFHLDLFLITVIVFVNSIFGLPWFNVAVLLSMGHLEALKVEKAPEAPGAKMKFQGFIEQRLSGLLVSLLLGASVFLTPLLRFVPMPVLYGVFLYLGVSSIKKLEILHRLALFFMPVKYMPDYPFLRRVSLKRVHIYTLTQFSTFVLLWILKSFRETALLFPVVLVFMIYVRQFLEKYFSQDELRMLDEYLPHSTPRPRKTVYQFARNPPETFMNVKKAIHRIHRMSISSIKTKNDQIF, from the exons atgagtcgCGACATTGAActtgaacaagaaaaatcatttgaaacaAACACGAACAAGAAACAAGTTTTCGTGGAACAACAACATCTCAATGCCGTAACCAAAAAATGGGAAGAGACATCACGTTGGTTGATCTACGAGGAATGCATCGAAGAAGGTTCCAACAAATGGAGTCATCCATTTTTGCCGATTGTATATTTGCCTGCGGTCAAAGTAATGTCTCTGAATTTGTGTCAAGAGAACATTTTTACGGAAATGCATCCCGAAACGTATCAGGAACTCATTTCGAAGATACGACTTGACACAAATAACGAACGAAATGTCGATGACCTGAAATGCTTGAAACGTATTTTGGGTTATGAGCACGTTCATCAACCCGATTTGACGAAAGATAAAGGAAGTAATAAACGATTCGGGCAAAAAATCAAAGCTGTGAGAGCTGCTTCGATCCTCACGGGCGTTTGTGAGGAACTGAGTAAGCCCATTTGTGTTTTCATCCGTTTGCATGAaccgaaatattttaaagaattgacGGAAATTGAAGTTCCAACGAAGTTTATTATGATTTACGTGTCGAATACGACACAAGGCGTTAACGCAGAAGAAGTTGGAAGAGCTTTCGCAGCATTAATTACTGATCGAGACTTTCTCGACTATTGTTATAAACATCCCCATTTGGATGGCTTTgagaaagaaatcaaaaaatatctcgCCAAATGTTGCGTTTTACCTCCGTTATGGGATCACAACACTCGAATTGATCCCCAAACGATTTCCGATCCAAGACAATATGATGAACTTGAGTCGATAACTCTCGAAGAGCaagaaaatttggaatttcGAAGTCAAAATGGACTTGTACGTTCAGGAATCATCTTCGGAGGCTTCGTTCGCGACATACGAAGAAAAGCTCCGCATTATTTGTCGGATTTTAAAGGACTTTTCAATCCTCAGATCATCTCGACGGTACTTTTCATGTACTTTGCGTGTCTCACAGCGATCATAACTTTCGGAGGACTGCTCGCAAAAGCGACAAATAATAATCTCGCCGCCATCGAATGTATCATGGGAGCTTTAATCAACGGAGTTATGTATGCTTTGTTTTCGGGACAACCCTTATCGTTGCTCGCAGCGACAGGACCAATTCTCATCTACGAAACGATCGTTTTTGACCTTTGTGAACAATTCGGCTTCGATTATATGACATTCCGTTTTTGGATTGGAATGTGGGCAAGTTTGTTCTTGCTGATACTCGTTGCGACAGATGCGAGTGCACTGATGAGCTTCGTAACGCGTTTCACCGAAGACAGTTTCTCGATGATGGTATGCGCTATTTACATTTCCACTccagtaaattatttaattaaaaagggcAGAGATAAGGTGTTTGATGTAGAATTAAATTGCGCAAACAAGGCGAATGCTACGACATTGGAGCTACAAGAATGTATTGAAACGGAAAAAGATGAAGCGACTTTTTTGATGTCGATGATTTTGGTTGTTTTTACGTGTCTCCTTgcgatttttttgacaaatttcaagtCAACACCCTTTTTCGCTTATCGc GTGCGTGTCATGATCGGGCAATTTGCTGTTTTTGCTACAATTGTTTTGATGTCGGGCTTTGATTACTTCATGGGACTCAAAACAGACAAACTTCGCACTCCAGAAGGCTTAAATCCAACAAGCAATGAACGAGGATGGTTTATTCCgccaacacacgaaaaaaatccaacatgGTCGATATTTGCTGCTATCATCCCGGGCATTGTAGCGacaattttgatctttttggGCAACCAGATAACAGTTTTGATCATTTGTCGCAAGGAAAACAAACTGAAAAAGGGCGTCGGCTTCCATTTGGATTTATTCCTCATTACCGTAATTGTTTTTGTGAATTCTATTTTTGGGCTTCCATGGTTCAACGTTGCTGTTTTATTGAGTATGGGACATCTCGAAGCtttaaaagtagaaaaagCTCCCGAAGCACCCGGagcgaaaatgaaatttcaaggTTTTATCGAACAACGACTTTCAGGCTTACTTGTGTCACTTTTGCTCGGAGCTTCGGTATTTTTGACGCCTTTATTGCGTTTCGTGCCGATGCCTGTGTTGTATGGCGTCTTTTTGTATCTCGGAGTGTCGTCAATTaagaaattggaaattttacaCAGACTCGCATTATTCTTCATGCCTGTCAAATACATGCCAGATTATCCATTTTTGCGAAGAGTGTCGCTAAAACGCGTTCATATCTACACTCTCACGCAATTTTCTACCTTTGTGCTTTTGTGGATTTTAAAATCCTTCAGAGAAACGGCATTATTGTTTCCCGTCGTGTTGGTTTTCATGATTTACGTGCGTCAATTTCTCGAAAAGTACTTTTCGCAAGACGAATTGAGGATGTTGGACGAGTATTTGCCGCATTCGACGCCGAGACCACGCAAAACGGTATATCAATTCGCGAGAAATCCGCCCGAAACGTTCATGAATGTGAAAAAAGCGATTCATCGGATCCATAGAATGAGTATCAGTAgcattaagacaaaaaatgatcaaatattttga
- the LOC134829187 gene encoding electroneutral sodium bicarbonate exchanger 1-like, producing MSFSADSTENEQKLTYQIFVEQQHLARLDWAETSRWIRFEENVENGSNKWSKPYLPVMSVMAIQKITDVLTYGYVLCDIECSNYIDLINQLIATLIDEGRMSSIDIQVLREMLMLPHLHQATLAQKKKSSNRRFESKLPEGMEACAILSGEIKGLVKPICVFIRLKNAIIMNELVEVAIPTRFVFIYLTNHDGDTSSNDIGRAFGALITDSDFLRFCYEETNLYRMNVEIDLYLRKCFILPPVWNPKTRISPSAIEEGANFLEEDTVELQNEENYQFREDSGLVRTGECFGGLIRDVKRKLPFYKSDFSGLCSTQVISSTLFMYFACLTALITFGGLLAKGTGNNMAAIESIAGAFANGIIYGLFSGQPLSLLGSTGPMMIYESIVFEMCVALGWDYITLRFWIGMWVTILLMILVATDASALMSYVTRFTEESFALVVCAIFITTPMKYLKKIGKERVFDFMFIDYDNVTYCNEALNDTRNATDCLNVESYDPSSFLMSLVLVVFTCAIALVLTNFKNTTFFAFKLRSIISEFAVFGTVLVMCIIDFLMGLETDKLPIPDGFSPTLPTRGWIISPFHEKNPWYCPFAAIVPAIVATILVFMNNQITISVICRKDNLLRKGVGYHLDLFLITILIFVNSIFGLPWFNAAILLSIGHLQSLRIERPPTAPGAMQQFIGHNEQRLTHILVSILLGASIFLSPLLKHVPMPVLYGVFLYMGVTSITKLQLTQRILLFFMPVKYMPDYPFLRKVSLKRVHLFTIAQFATFALLWAVKSFSETALLFPACLIIMVVTRKCLENCFSQEELRALDDLLPKTTRKRRGKSYIMANRVPTTIRRKVMVH from the coding sequence ATGTCTTTTTCCGCCGATTCGAcagaaaatgagcaaaaactGACATACCAAATTTTTGTCGAGCAACAACATTTGGCTCGTCTCGATTGGGCAGAAACCTCTCGTTGGATCCGTTTCGAGGAAAATGTCGAGAATGGCTCCAATAAATGGTCAAAGCCATATTTGCCCGTAATGAGTGTCAtggcaattcaaaaaatcacagaTGTCTTAACGTACGGGTATGTGTTGTGCGACATCGAGTGCTCCAATTACATTGATTTAATCAATCAACTCATTGCAACTTTAATTGACGAGGGACGCATGTCCTCAATTGACATTCAAGTGTTACGGGAAATGCTTATGTTGCCGCATTTGCATCAAGCGACGTTAgcacagaagaaaaaatcctCCAATAGACGTTTTGAGAGCAAATTACCCGAAGGCATGGAAGCTTGTGCTATACTGAGCGGCGAAATAAAGGGACTCGTAAAGCCCATTTGTGTCTTTATTCGCTTAAAAAATGCCATCATAATGAATGAACTTGTCGAAGTTGCAATTCCCACGAGATTCGTTTTCATCTATTTGACAAATCATGATGGCGATACGAGCAGCAACGACATCGGAAGGGCATTTGGAGCGTTAATAACGGATTCCGACTTTTTACGATTTTGCTATGAAGAGACAAATTTGTATCGCATGAATGTAGAAATTGATTTGTATTTGAGAAAATGTTTCATCTTACCGCCTGTGTGGAATCCGAAGACACGAATCTCGCCCTCAGCTATTGAAGAAGGCGCAAATTTCCTCGAGGAAGACACTGTTGAGCTTCAGaacgaagaaaattatcaatttcgtGAGGATTCGGGACTCGTACGAACAGGCGAGTGTTTCGGCGGATTAATTCGCGATGTAAAACGCAAACTCCCATTTTACAAATCCGATTTTTCTGGATTATGCTCGACGCAAGTGATATCCTCTACACTTTTTATGTATTTCGCGTGTCTCACAGCACTTATTACTTTCGGAGGATTATTGGCGAAAGGCACGGGAAATAATATGGCAGCGATAGAGTCGATTGCAGGCGCTTTCGCAAACGGAATTATTTATGGGTTATTTTCGGGACAACCTTTGTCGTTGCTCGGATCAACGGGACCCATGATGATATACGAATCAATTGTTTTTGAGATGTGTGTCGCTCTTGGATGGGATTACATTACGTTACGTTTCTGGATTGGCATGTGGGTAACGATACTTTTAATGATTCTCGTTGCTACAGATGCAAGTGCTTTGATGAGTTATGTAACGAGATTCACCGAAGAAAGTTTCGCGTTAGTCGTTTGTGCAATTTTCATCACGACACCGAtgaaatatctgaaaaaaatcggaaaagaGCGCGTGTTTGACTTCATGTTTATCGATTACGACAACGTTACATATTGTAATGAAGCCTTAAACGACACGCGAAACGCAACAGATTGCTTGAATGTTGAAAGTTATGATCCTTCAAGTTTTTTGATGTCACTTGTTTTGGTTGTTTTTACATGTGCCATCGCTCTTGTGCTgacaaacttcaaaaatacaaCATTTTTCGCCTTTAAACTGCGTTCGATCATCAGTGAATTTGCTGTTTTTGGTACTGTGCTCGTTATGTGCATCATAGATTTCCTCATGGGACTCGAAACTGACAAACTTCCCATTCCCGATGGATTTAGCCCGACATTACCGACTCGAGGATGGATAATTTCCccatttcacgaaaaaaatccatggTATTGTCCGTTTGCTGCTATCGTTCCTGCAATTGTAGCTACAATTTTGGTCTTTATGAACAACCAGATCACGATTTCCGTCATTTGTCGTAAAGATAATCTCTTGCGGAAGGGCGTTGGATATCATTTGGATTTATTTCTCATCACAATCTTAATTTTCGTGAACTCCATTTTCGGATTGCCATGGTTTAATGCAGCAATTCTACTAAGTATTGGTCATTTACAATCCCTCCGCATTGAAAGACCTCCAACAGCTCCCGGCGCAATGCAACAATTCATCGGACACAATGAACAAAGATTGACGCATATTTTGGTTTCAATTTTGTTGGgagcatcaatttttttgtcgccTTTGTTGAAACATGTCCCAATGCCCGTACTTTATGGCGTCTTTTTGTACATGGGAGTAACTTCAATTACGAAACTTCAATTGACTCAACGCATTTTGCTGTTTTTCATGCCTGTGAAATACATGCCAGATTATCCGTTCCTACGTAAAGTGTCGTTAAAACGAGTTCATCTCTTCACAATCGCTCAATTTGCGACTTTTGCACTTTTGTGGGCTGTAAAATCCTTTAGCGAAACAGCATTGTTGTTCCCTGCATGTTTAATTATCATGGTTGTGACaagaaaatgtcttgaaaattGCTTCTCGCAAGAGGAATTGAGAGCATTGGATGATTTGTTACCCAAAACTACCCGAAAGAGACGAGGAAAGTCTTATATTATGGCAAATCGCGTTCCAACAACTATCAGAAGAAAGGTTATGGTTCActaa